The Alphaproteobacteria bacterium GM7ARS4 genome includes a region encoding these proteins:
- a CDS encoding NAD(P)/FAD-dependent oxidoreductase: MVASSSSFSSGDIAIIGAGPVGLFSVFACGQLGMACHLFDSLQEAGGQCAALYPEKPIYDIPAYPSIEASVLIAQLKEQASPYAPHYHLGCQIAGLEVGSDVVTLRDHTGETFTFKAVVIAAGGGAFVPNKPPIEHIEAYEGKSVFYSVQDVRRFQGRRVVIIGGGDSALDWACALAETARHVTLVHRRDKFRAVPETVRMVHEKAQQGQIDVVTPYVLESVDGDVAQGTLRAVGLKTLKGEKKRVDADDMLAFFGLASQLGPISGWRLQFDNHRLCVNATTLETSLSRVFAVGDIVTYPHKLKLILCGFSEAAMAAQSIYALLHDGKKPRFQYSTAKGDPAQTPR, encoded by the coding sequence ATGGTGGCGTCTTCTTCTTCTTTTTCCTCTGGTGATATTGCCATTATTGGTGCGGGTCCTGTGGGGCTGTTTTCTGTTTTTGCCTGTGGGCAATTGGGCATGGCGTGTCATCTCTTTGACTCTTTACAGGAGGCTGGCGGGCAATGCGCGGCTCTCTATCCTGAGAAGCCTATCTATGATATTCCCGCCTATCCGTCCATCGAGGCGTCTGTTCTTATTGCTCAGCTCAAGGAACAGGCGTCGCCTTATGCGCCCCACTATCATTTAGGATGTCAGATCGCGGGTTTAGAGGTGGGTTCTGATGTCGTCACCTTGCGTGACCATACGGGTGAGACCTTTACTTTCAAGGCGGTGGTAATCGCGGCTGGCGGCGGCGCCTTTGTGCCAAACAAGCCTCCCATCGAGCATATCGAGGCGTATGAGGGCAAAAGCGTCTTTTATAGCGTGCAGGATGTGCGGCGTTTTCAGGGGCGGCGTGTTGTCATTATTGGCGGTGGTGATTCCGCTTTAGATTGGGCGTGCGCTTTAGCTGAGACGGCGCGTCATGTGACGTTGGTGCATCGGCGCGACAAATTTCGCGCCGTGCCAGAGACGGTGCGTATGGTTCATGAGAAAGCACAGCAAGGACAGATCGACGTGGTGACGCCTTATGTTCTTGAGTCTGTGGATGGCGATGTGGCACAAGGCACGCTCCGCGCTGTTGGTCTTAAGACACTCAAGGGAGAGAAAAAACGAGTCGACGCCGATGACATGCTGGCCTTCTTTGGTTTAGCGTCCCAGCTTGGGCCTATCAGCGGTTGGCGTCTTCAATTCGACAATCATCGCCTCTGCGTCAATGCCACAACCTTAGAGACGTCTCTGTCGCGTGTCTTTGCTGTTGGCGATATTGTGACGTATCCGCATAAGTTAAAACTCATCTTGTGTGGCTTTTCGGAAGCCGCCATGGCGGCACAATCCATCTATGCGTTGCTCCATGATGGGAAAAAACCGCGCTTTCAGTATTCGACGGCAAAAGGCGACCCC
- a CDS encoding S8 family serine peptidase, with product MNLVRHILCRLCGMVCVVVSLSHCGGGSSPSGGGIITPVGLLATQNQDGGTSYLTGDVFPLARSMSQRMGVFAEFGHGMDDNGYALSLINAGAAYAPTAMLLEGGQAGFPIAHPRRPGATITPYPDPRRTDPLLGRPPYPENIEDMFLFQRYVSGYGVTLGIWDTPLFLDNKELEDKKIRYFNAATTRDPHGTQVAALMAGTFHDDGLGGVMGVAFDADIISVGAGIARSVPRMTRVFTTLSQLGGFDRCETGIGGTCAHAVIDLFTGKANSAIRADVVNASFGIPGLIDHYSQTEVENSIPRILAALKQDTSSTRKTIFVFAAGNSNNISPATSPEFLAGLPLLIPELEGHMVAVVAVDKDRKIAGFSNRCGMGSAHYCIAAPGVDVRLTNGADRGQTTTTGSGTSFAAPLVTGALALLIERFGDQGLSAQQLVRRMLRTADKNFDSDPTSNSDDTDDLDIDMMTDSPEEIMRKQTFNAGNDNDYEETIHGAGILDIAASLVPHQDIGDRYKRGPFGRFIIGGRTFEDAESAPVMTTRLSLPPSAGDALAAFGPRALTFFDDLDTAFLLRSDYIIASPPSPSFAQHVETIFDSFRQKSKKTTMPLSPHAVGISPTTLTMHVAPAVYGGAHRQPSTDFMLSLESRKAHFTISHGPSLDSNSVFHGTRHLLPSSLGDHHAFTNPYMMLASQGLDSRPRGKSIGLSQHYKTPYGTMGMTLNLHRYEAERHAAAPTSPSRPWSGVLHYSPSQPFAFHIGVVEEKETLLASYGTGALAMTPEKTLFMGMQQEYRFSPRVSLISQGFIGRSTARPQQASMLSHITPIISTRFDSALHIQEMFSRHDALLLHIQQPLHIESGRAVIHYAHWRNAHGPLYRHVALPLTPHAREIRLGIGYQRRNAHHHLSLRTDYTLNPNHQQQNKNAVRVLLSMKKTF from the coding sequence ATGAATCTCGTGCGTCATATTCTTTGCCGACTCTGTGGCATGGTCTGTGTCGTCGTGTCCCTGTCCCATTGTGGAGGCGGGTCATCCCCATCAGGGGGTGGTATCATTACGCCCGTTGGCCTCTTAGCCACGCAGAATCAAGACGGCGGGACATCCTACCTCACGGGGGATGTGTTTCCTCTGGCGCGCTCCATGTCTCAGCGTATGGGTGTGTTTGCCGAATTTGGTCATGGGATGGATGACAACGGCTATGCGCTGAGTCTCATCAACGCTGGCGCTGCCTATGCGCCCACCGCCATGCTTCTTGAGGGAGGGCAAGCAGGCTTTCCCATCGCTCACCCGAGAAGACCCGGTGCGACCATCACCCCTTATCCCGACCCTAGGAGAACAGACCCACTCTTAGGCCGACCTCCTTACCCCGAGAACATCGAGGATATGTTCCTCTTCCAACGCTATGTGAGCGGTTATGGCGTCACCCTCGGCATTTGGGATACACCGCTCTTTTTGGACAATAAAGAGCTCGAGGACAAGAAAATTCGCTATTTTAACGCAGCGACAACGCGCGACCCCCATGGCACACAAGTGGCAGCCCTCATGGCAGGAACATTTCACGATGACGGGTTAGGCGGGGTGATGGGTGTCGCCTTCGATGCGGACATCATCTCAGTGGGGGCGGGCATCGCACGCTCAGTCCCAAGGATGACACGTGTCTTCACAACACTCAGTCAATTAGGAGGGTTTGACCGATGTGAGACGGGCATCGGCGGCACATGCGCCCATGCCGTCATTGACCTTTTTACAGGAAAAGCCAATTCAGCCATACGCGCCGATGTCGTCAATGCCAGTTTTGGCATACCAGGACTCATCGACCACTATTCACAGACCGAAGTCGAAAACAGCATCCCACGTATCCTTGCCGCCCTCAAGCAAGACACATCGTCGACCCGTAAGACGATTTTTGTGTTCGCAGCGGGCAATTCCAATAATATCAGCCCCGCCACATCGCCAGAATTTCTCGCTGGACTTCCCCTCCTCATTCCCGAACTAGAAGGGCATATGGTGGCCGTTGTCGCCGTCGATAAGGATAGGAAAATCGCCGGTTTTTCTAACCGTTGTGGCATGGGCTCAGCGCATTACTGTATTGCCGCCCCCGGCGTTGATGTGCGCCTCACCAACGGCGCTGACAGGGGACAGACCACAACGACAGGAAGCGGAACATCCTTCGCTGCCCCTCTCGTGACAGGGGCGCTCGCCCTCTTGATAGAGCGGTTTGGCGACCAAGGCTTGAGCGCGCAACAGCTCGTCAGACGCATGCTGCGCACAGCAGACAAGAATTTCGACTCCGACCCCACCAGCAACAGCGACGATACCGATGATTTAGATATCGATATGATGACGGACTCCCCTGAGGAGATCATGCGTAAGCAAACATTCAATGCGGGCAACGACAATGACTATGAGGAGACAATCCACGGAGCGGGAATCCTCGATATCGCAGCGTCCTTAGTACCCCACCAAGATATAGGGGACAGGTACAAGAGAGGACCTTTTGGGCGCTTCATTATTGGAGGGCGCACATTTGAAGACGCTGAGAGCGCCCCTGTGATGACAACACGTCTCTCCCTTCCACCCTCAGCGGGAGACGCTTTAGCAGCCTTCGGTCCCCGCGCCTTGACATTCTTTGACGACCTCGATACCGCTTTCCTTCTTCGAAGCGATTATATCATCGCCTCCCCTCCCTCCCCCTCCTTCGCCCAGCATGTCGAGACCATCTTCGACTCTTTTAGACAGAAAAGCAAAAAGACGACCATGCCCCTCAGCCCCCATGCTGTAGGCATATCCCCGACAACCCTCACAATGCATGTTGCCCCTGCCGTCTATGGCGGAGCACATCGACAGCCTTCCACCGATTTTATGCTCTCGTTAGAGAGCCGTAAGGCGCACTTCACCATAAGTCACGGACCATCCCTTGACAGCAACAGCGTTTTCCATGGGACTCGTCATCTTCTCCCCAGTAGCTTAGGCGACCATCATGCCTTTACCAACCCCTATATGATGCTGGCGTCCCAAGGGCTCGATTCTCGTCCTCGTGGTAAGAGCATAGGACTCAGCCAACATTATAAAACGCCCTATGGCACAATGGGCATGACCTTGAACCTCCATCGTTATGAAGCGGAACGCCACGCCGCTGCGCCAACCTCACCTTCACGCCCATGGAGTGGCGTTCTCCATTACAGCCCCTCACAGCCTTTCGCCTTTCACATCGGTGTCGTTGAAGAAAAAGAAACACTTCTCGCCAGCTATGGCACAGGGGCGCTCGCCATGACGCCAGAAAAAACGCTCTTTATGGGCATGCAACAAGAGTATCGTTTCTCGCCTCGTGTCTCCCTTATCAGTCAAGGATTCATCGGCAGAAGCACGGCACGACCTCAGCAGGCCAGCATGCTCTCCCATATCACACCCATCATCAGCACACGTTTCGACAGCGCCTTGCATATACAAGAGATGTTCTCGCGCCATGATGCCCTCCTCCTTCATATCCAGCAACCCCTCCATATCGAATCAGGACGCGCCGTCATCCATTATGCCCATTGGCGCAACGCCCATGGCCCCCTCTACCGCCATGTCGCTCTCCCCTTGACACCACACGCCAGAGAAATACGCCTTGGCATAGGCTACCAACGGCGCAACGCCCATCACCACTTGTCGCTCCGCACCGATTACACCCTCAACCCCAACCATCAACAACAGAATAAAAACGCCGTGCGGGTGCTCTTATCCATGAAAAAAACATTTTGA